From Candidatus Poribacteria bacterium, one genomic window encodes:
- a CDS encoding BrnT family toxin, translated as MEFEWNANKAASNLSKHGVSFDEAQTVFDDTFYVDFYDPDHSYDEHRYIIIGQSAQNHLLIVSYTERGNVIRLISARKATRGEREMYEER; from the coding sequence ATGGAGTTTGAGTGGAACGCAAACAAAGCAGCATCTAATCTGTCAAAACATGGAGTGTCATTTGATGAAGCACAGACTGTTTTTGATGATACCTTCTATGTCGACTTTTATGATCCAGACCACTCTTACGATGAACATAGGTATATTATTATTGGACAATCGGCACAGAACCATTTATTGATTGTGTCATATACCGAACGAGGCAATGTAATTCGTTTAATCAGCGCGAGAAAAGCAACGCGCGGGGAGAGAGAAATGTATGAAGAAAGATAA
- a CDS encoding lactate racemase domain-containing protein, producing the protein MKYFTYFGNHLINAKLPDNSEVYYAKPPLPGIKRDALSEHTQHAFENPLEMSPLRELVNGNSKVLILFDDNCQPFPLTKKPDMRQIMIETLLKMLDGYGVEKKNIQLMCAVALHRKMKEHELAYMLGKNIMDAFYPHQLRNFDAEDPEQIVYVGKTEKDETVETDKAVLEADLVIYVDMIQIPLNGGHKSVAVGLGTYNSIAPHHSPHMTSESPHVMQPEGSHMHACIERMSRLIQKETPILVLEAAMNGAIYPFHLRYVGKPNGDCNIAEKVLKTFTPATLSLLPESLRYGILKSVRTDYEPIQINAGDIDAVHERTLTSMKEQLTVDIPRQFSTLVFGLPDMSPYAVDARINPVLVVSDILGYVFNWFYNKPIIKKNGVVIIMNPTYEIFHEAYHVAYKMFYDEVLAETTEPFEMQQKFQEKYAKDPYLIDCYRNKFAHHGFHPFTVWYWATYPLKYLAKVILVGPKEPRVAQRLGVDWAKNLDDALAMAREISGEDDVVALTMPPFFYANVGG; encoded by the coding sequence ATGAAATACTTCACCTACTTCGGAAACCACCTTATCAACGCGAAACTGCCCGATAATTCGGAGGTCTACTACGCGAAGCCACCACTGCCGGGCATTAAGCGCGACGCACTCAGTGAACACACGCAGCACGCCTTTGAAAACCCGCTTGAGATGTCACCGCTCCGTGAACTCGTCAACGGCAACTCAAAGGTCCTCATCCTGTTCGACGACAACTGTCAACCTTTTCCGCTTACCAAAAAACCGGATATGCGGCAGATTATGATTGAGACGCTTCTGAAGATGCTGGACGGGTACGGCGTGGAGAAAAAGAATATCCAACTGATGTGTGCCGTTGCGCTGCACCGAAAGATGAAAGAACACGAACTCGCCTATATGCTCGGCAAAAACATTATGGACGCGTTCTATCCGCATCAACTCCGAAACTTCGATGCCGAAGACCCTGAACAGATCGTCTACGTCGGGAAAACGGAAAAAGATGAAACAGTCGAGACGGATAAGGCAGTGCTTGAAGCCGATCTGGTGATTTATGTCGATATGATACAGATTCCGCTCAACGGTGGACATAAGTCTGTAGCGGTGGGTCTCGGCACGTATAACTCTATCGCGCCGCACCACTCGCCACACATGACATCAGAAAGTCCGCATGTGATGCAACCCGAAGGCTCACACATGCATGCCTGTATCGAACGGATGAGCCGCCTCATTCAGAAAGAGACACCGATCTTGGTCCTCGAAGCCGCAATGAACGGTGCAATCTATCCGTTTCATCTACGCTACGTTGGGAAACCGAACGGGGATTGCAACATCGCAGAGAAGGTTTTGAAAACCTTTACACCCGCAACCTTATCACTCCTGCCTGAATCGCTTCGCTACGGAATTCTCAAGAGCGTCCGGACAGACTATGAACCGATACAGATTAACGCGGGCGACATCGATGCAGTCCACGAGAGAACGTTGACATCCATGAAGGAACAATTAACAGTAGACATTCCGCGCCAGTTCAGCACATTGGTGTTCGGATTGCCCGATATGAGTCCCTACGCCGTTGATGCACGTATCAATCCTGTGTTGGTGGTCAGTGACATCTTGGGATACGTCTTCAACTGGTTCTATAATAAACCTATCATCAAAAAGAATGGGGTTGTTATCATCATGAATCCAACGTATGAAATCTTTCATGAAGCGTATCACGTTGCCTATAAGATGTTCTACGATGAGGTGCTCGCTGAGACAACAGAACCGTTTGAGATGCAACAGAAGTTTCAGGAGAAATACGCGAAGGATCCGTATTTAATCGACTGCTATCGGAACAAGTTTGCGCACCACGGTTTCCACCCGTTCACAGTTTGGTATTGGGCGACGTATCCGCTGAAATATCTCGCGAAGGTCATTCTTGTGGGTCCAAAAGAGCCGCGGGTGGCGCAACGGTTAGGTGTTGATTGGGCGAAAAACTTAGACGATGCGCTCGCAATGGCACGCGAAATCTCTGGGGAAGATGACGTGGTTGCCTTGACGATGCCACCGTTTTTCTATGCGAATGTTGGAGGATAG
- a CDS encoding cobalamin-independent methionine synthase II family protein — MIESDILIPTSTIGSYAPPSWLCVTLEAIGRGELGETDINETLDDAVRTAIADQERAGVDIITEGEMRRQDFVLGFYERFTGLEELPAPRTQGPDGHDQRGKWLPSVPLVAPDGLGILAEFEFAKNETTKPLKVTCPGPFTLSGRIQTGGIYKERLEVAYACAEIINTELRQLVAAGAEFIQLDEPSYAVYPDRPQEFVKLFNHTLEDVSAKIGLHICFGNYRGRAVGKRSYRPLFPHILEANFDQLALEFANREMAEIALWSEFPNDKELAVGLIDVKNYYVETPEDVAELLRESLKHVRPEKLAITPDCGFSQTARWAAAAKLKAMVAGTEIVRRELTRTTS, encoded by the coding sequence ATGATAGAATCGGACATTTTGATACCAACCAGTACTATTGGGAGTTATGCACCGCCGAGTTGGTTGTGTGTGACATTAGAAGCCATCGGACGCGGAGAACTTGGCGAAACCGACATCAACGAAACGCTTGACGACGCAGTTCGCACCGCCATTGCGGATCAAGAACGCGCCGGTGTTGACATCATCACAGAGGGTGAGATGCGTAGGCAGGACTTTGTGCTCGGTTTCTATGAACGGTTTACGGGATTAGAGGAACTCCCTGCGCCGAGAACACAGGGACCCGACGGACACGACCAACGTGGCAAATGGTTGCCGTCTGTCCCGCTTGTCGCACCTGATGGCCTCGGTATTCTCGCTGAATTTGAATTCGCGAAAAACGAGACAACAAAACCGCTCAAGGTGACGTGTCCCGGTCCATTCACGCTCTCTGGACGAATCCAGACCGGAGGCATCTACAAAGAACGGCTCGAAGTCGCCTACGCCTGTGCTGAGATTATTAACACAGAACTCCGGCAGCTCGTCGCAGCAGGCGCAGAATTCATCCAACTCGATGAACCTTCCTATGCTGTTTACCCCGACCGTCCACAGGAGTTCGTGAAGTTGTTCAATCACACCCTCGAAGACGTTTCGGCAAAGATTGGACTGCATATCTGTTTCGGCAACTACCGCGGGAGAGCCGTCGGCAAGCGTTCGTATCGTCCACTTTTTCCACACATCCTTGAAGCGAATTTCGACCAACTTGCCCTCGAATTTGCGAATCGCGAGATGGCAGAAATCGCATTGTGGAGTGAATTCCCGAACGACAAAGAACTTGCCGTAGGGTTAATCGACGTTAAAAACTACTATGTGGAAACACCAGAGGATGTCGCCGAACTCCTGCGCGAATCACTCAAGCACGTACGTCCTGAAAAACTTGCTATTACCCCAGATTGCGGTTTCAGCCAAACGGCGCGATGGGCGGCGGCAGCCAAACTGAAAGCGATGGTTGCTGGTACTGAGATTGTTCGTCGCGAATTAACAAGAACAACATCCTAA
- a CDS encoding AAA family ATPase, which yields MNTNKKIPTAEEIEQEFQDFVQRKYGGSVRLINATASEAKPEAQTEEPEPKKTFDLKFDLKPKEIKKYLDRYVIKQDEAKKALAIAVCDHYNHVRECHENPEAADTDYSKQNIVMLGPTGVGKTYLIRHIAKLIGVPFVKADATRFSETGYVGANVDDLIRELVAQAEDNLELAQYGIIYLDEADKIATPPNIIGRDVSGRGVQIGLLKLMEETEVDLRAGNDVASQMRAAMEFQRRGKVEKEVINTRHILFIISGAFTGIEKIIKKRLHQSRIGFNAAVVSQSEDAADYFGHVTPRDFIDFGFEPEFIGRLPVHVVCTELEVDDLFHILKHSEGSIVRQYENAFRAYGITALFADSGLHRIAEKAIEQKTGARALMTVCEKVLRNYKFELPSTGVSEFVITAEVVDDPDTELKRIIEDADYNRNIVMHEQVRRYEARFYAEHQLQIQFDPEATALICERAIAEEKSTAQICDERLESYQHGLNLIKQNTGQFTFTLPKAVVENPDERLEAWIRESYTKK from the coding sequence ATGAATACAAATAAAAAAATACCCACAGCCGAAGAGATTGAACAAGAATTCCAAGATTTCGTTCAACGCAAGTATGGCGGCAGCGTCCGTCTGATTAACGCCACTGCGAGCGAAGCAAAACCGGAAGCGCAAACCGAAGAGCCGGAACCTAAAAAGACTTTCGATCTGAAGTTTGATCTCAAACCGAAGGAAATCAAGAAATATCTCGACCGATATGTTATTAAACAGGACGAGGCAAAGAAGGCACTCGCGATTGCTGTCTGTGACCACTACAACCACGTCCGAGAATGCCACGAAAACCCAGAGGCTGCCGATACCGATTACTCAAAACAGAATATCGTCATGCTCGGTCCAACGGGGGTCGGTAAAACCTATCTCATTAGACATATCGCTAAACTCATCGGCGTTCCGTTTGTCAAAGCCGATGCCACCCGATTCAGCGAAACCGGCTATGTCGGTGCGAATGTAGACGATTTAATTCGGGAACTGGTGGCACAAGCCGAAGACAACCTCGAATTAGCACAATACGGCATTATCTATCTCGATGAAGCCGATAAAATCGCGACACCGCCGAATATCATTGGGCGTGATGTCAGCGGACGTGGGGTGCAGATTGGACTCCTCAAGTTGATGGAGGAGACTGAAGTAGACCTACGCGCTGGAAACGATGTCGCTTCACAGATGCGCGCGGCGATGGAATTCCAGAGACGCGGCAAAGTCGAAAAAGAGGTTATTAACACGCGCCACATCCTCTTTATCATCAGCGGCGCGTTCACGGGTATAGAAAAAATTATTAAAAAACGGTTGCATCAAAGCCGAATTGGGTTCAACGCAGCGGTAGTGAGTCAAAGTGAGGACGCAGCAGACTATTTTGGACACGTTACACCGCGAGACTTCATCGACTTCGGTTTTGAACCTGAATTCATCGGACGCCTTCCCGTACATGTCGTTTGCACAGAACTGGAAGTTGATGACCTTTTCCACATTCTGAAACACTCTGAAGGCTCAATTGTTCGACAATATGAAAACGCCTTTCGCGCTTACGGTATTACGGCTCTATTTGCAGACAGTGGACTACACCGAATTGCTGAAAAAGCCATTGAACAGAAAACAGGGGCGCGCGCCTTGATGACGGTCTGTGAAAAGGTCTTACGCAACTACAAATTTGAACTCCCGTCCACAGGTGTTAGCGAATTTGTTATTACCGCTGAGGTTGTCGATGATCCAGATACCGAACTAAAGCGCATTATTGAAGATGCCGACTACAACCGGAACATTGTGATGCACGAGCAGGTGCGTCGGTATGAAGCACGGTTTTATGCCGAGCATCAATTGCAAATTCAGTTTGACCCCGAAGCGACTGCCCTTATCTGCGAACGTGCGATCGCCGAAGAAAAATCGACAGCGCAGATATGCGATGAACGCCTCGAAAGTTACCAACACGGTCTGAACCTCATCAAGCAGAATACAGGGCAATTTACATTCACCCTTCCAAAGGCAGTCGTGGAAAACCCGGATGAACGCCTCGAAGCGTGGATTCGTGAATCGTATACCAAAAAGTGA
- a CDS encoding chlorite dismutase family protein → MHTQPHEPIDIRETGAPIEGEPQFGDQRLYFQLHVFSKCLDAQSVSQILEHQVREKDSLNAVLYDDLNHPIGVGVLLIAEDPGVLKTESRLLLVNVQNYLLSYRPEMTMLGRTYSSGREPNLEEWLINKPLRNVLNPNFPWAIWYPLRRKPEFYQLERREQGRILGEHAMLGRSYAAGGHASDIRLACFGLDTNDNEFVIGLVGPELYPLSRLIQDMRRTEQTTKYIESLGPFFVGKVRKQFSR, encoded by the coding sequence ATGCACACTCAGCCGCATGAACCGATAGATATCCGAGAAACCGGTGCGCCGATTGAGGGAGAACCGCAGTTTGGTGATCAACGCCTATATTTTCAACTCCATGTCTTTTCAAAATGCTTAGACGCACAGTCCGTCAGTCAAATACTTGAACATCAAGTGCGTGAAAAAGACAGTCTAAACGCCGTTTTATATGACGATTTGAATCATCCAATAGGTGTCGGTGTGCTTCTTATTGCAGAAGATCCGGGAGTGCTAAAAACGGAGTCGCGCCTTCTACTGGTGAACGTACAAAATTACCTGCTTTCGTATCGTCCAGAAATGACGATGCTCGGTCGCACCTATTCAAGCGGTAGAGAGCCGAATTTAGAGGAGTGGCTTATCAACAAACCGCTCCGAAACGTCTTGAATCCCAATTTCCCGTGGGCGATTTGGTATCCATTGCGTCGAAAACCAGAATTCTATCAACTTGAACGCCGTGAACAAGGCAGAATCTTAGGGGAACACGCTATGCTCGGCCGCAGCTACGCTGCGGGTGGGCATGCCAGTGACATTCGGCTCGCCTGTTTCGGATTAGATACCAACGACAATGAATTCGTTATCGGGTTAGTCGGTCCCGAATTATACCCGTTATCACGGCTCATACAGGATATGCGCCGAACAGAACAGACGACCAAATACATTGAATCGCTCGGTCCCTTTTTCGTTGGAAAAGTTCGGAAGCAATTTAGCAGATAG
- a CDS encoding ABC transporter permease has product MRNILAVCAKELYTYFVSPIAYFVCFVFTAISGFLFSILLISTSNIGGTGADVMQTLFGNMAIILLFFTPVLTMKLFAEERKSGTIELLLTSPITDGQVVLGKFLASCTLVLIMLALTLLFPLLAGRFGYLDAGPLLTGYLGIILISSSFLALGLLMSSMCRNQLVAALTSFGILITLWVIGALSARGGPIGQFLSYLSLPEHYADFGRGVILLRDVVYYVSFTCVCLFATFKSIESSKWR; this is encoded by the coding sequence ATGAGAAATATCCTTGCCGTTTGCGCAAAAGAACTCTACACCTATTTCGTCTCACCGATCGCCTATTTCGTCTGTTTCGTATTCACAGCGATTTCAGGCTTCCTCTTCTCCATTTTGCTAATTAGCACAAGCAACATCGGCGGAACGGGTGCGGATGTGATGCAGACCCTCTTTGGCAATATGGCGATCATTCTACTCTTCTTTACACCCGTGTTAACAATGAAACTCTTCGCCGAGGAACGGAAATCCGGAACGATTGAACTCCTACTCACGTCTCCGATTACAGACGGACAGGTCGTTCTCGGTAAATTTCTGGCGAGTTGTACGCTTGTACTGATTATGCTCGCTTTAACGCTTCTATTCCCGTTACTTGCAGGACGTTTTGGATACCTCGACGCAGGTCCGTTGCTAACGGGTTACTTGGGCATCATCCTGATTAGTTCCTCCTTCCTCGCACTGGGGCTGCTCATGTCGTCAATGTGCAGAAACCAACTCGTTGCGGCACTCACGAGTTTCGGCATTCTGATAACGCTTTGGGTCATCGGTGCGCTCTCAGCCCGCGGGGGTCCAATTGGACAATTTCTCAGCTACCTGTCACTACCTGAACACTATGCCGATTTTGGGCGTGGTGTCATTCTTCTGCGAGATGTCGTCTATTATGTTAGCTTCACGTGTGTTTGCCTGTTTGCGACGTTCAAGTCCATCGAATCGTCAAAATGGAGATAA